The following coding sequences lie in one Rissa tridactyla isolate bRisTri1 chromosome Z, bRisTri1.patW.cur.20221130, whole genome shotgun sequence genomic window:
- the S1PR3 gene encoding sphingosine 1-phosphate receptor 3 codes for MMAAVTVPPDALVGPQLNEEMDSLIVLHYNYTGKFILREKATDNIDLPTIAFLILCSFIVLENLMVLIAIWKNNKFHNRMYFFIGNLALCDLLAGIVYKVNILMSGKKTLSLSSTIWFIREGSMFVALGASTFSLLAIAIERHLTMIKMRPYDANKKYRVFLLIGTCWLISISLGALPILGWNCISNLPDCSTILPLYSKKYVVFCISIFIAILVAIVILYARIYILVKSSSRNVTNHNNSERSMALLRTVVIVVSVFIACWSPLFLLFLIDVACRVKECSILYKANWFIALAVINSAMNPIIYTLASKEMRRAFFRLVCGCLVKSKVARSLPIQPTPDHSRSKSSSSNTQKPKEDFPQMNVPSCIAEKNESSFHNGNFCK; via the coding sequence ATGATGGCAGCAGTTACTGTGCCACCTGATGCTCTTGTTGGCCCTCAATTAAATGAAGAGATGGACTCTCTGATCGTACTGCATTATAATTACACAGGAAAGTTTATTTTAAGGGAAAAGGCAACTGATAATATAGATCTTCCCACTATTGCATTTCTGATCCTATGTAGTTTCATAGTCCTGGAAAACCTGATGGTGTTGATTGCCATATGGAAAAACAATAAATTTCACAACCGCATGTACTTTTTTATTGGCAATCTAGCTCTCTGCGATCTTTTAGCTGGGATTGTTTACAAAGTAAACATTCTTATGTCTGGGAAGAAAACACTGAGTCTGTCCTCTACGATCTGGTTCATTAGGGAAGGCAGCATGTTTGTGGCCCTGGGAGCCTCCACTTTCAGCTTACTAGCAATAGCTATTGAGCGGCATTTGACCATGATTAAAATGAGGCCTTAcgatgcaaataaaaaatacagagtgTTCCTTCTCATTGGTACCTGCTGGCTTATTTCAATTTCCTTGGGTGCCTTACCCATCCTTGGCTGGAACTGTATAAGCAACTTACCCGATTGCTCAACAATTTTGCCGCTGTACTCTAAGAAGTATGTTGTGTTCTGCATTAGTATCTTCATAGCCATTTTGGTTGCCATTGTCATCCTTTATGCCCGTATCTACATCCTGGTAAAGTCCAGCAGTCGTAATGTCACTAACCACAATAACTCGGAGCGGTCCATGGCACTCCTTAGGACTGTCGTGATCGTTGTTAGTGTCTTCATTGCCTGTTGGTCTCCGCTGTTCCTTCTGTTCCTCATTGATGTGGCCTGCAGAGTCAAGGAGTGCTCTATCTTGTACAAAGCCAACTGGTTTATTGCTCTGGCAGTCATCAATTCTGCAATGAACCCCATCATCTACACTCTGGCCAGTAAGGAAATGCGTCGGGCTTTCTTTCGCCTTGTTTGTGGCTGCCTGGTGAAATCCAAGGTGGCCAGATCTTTGCCCATTCAGCCCACACCAGATCATAGTCGAAGTAAATCCAGCAGCAGCAATACCCAGAAGCCAAAGGAGGATTTCCCACAGATGAATGTTCCCTCATGTATCGCTGAGAAAAATGAATCTTCATTTCACAATGGAAACTTCTGTAAATAA